A single genomic interval of Coccidioides posadasii str. Silveira chromosome 1, complete sequence harbors:
- a CDS encoding uncharacterized protein (antiSMASH:Cluster_1.7~EggNog:ENOG410PH2K~COG:A~BUSCO:1168at33183), translating to MDTRTYVSDSLLRLTGASDPTVIDFILATTSSAKSPTLLREKLEPFLDASAGDIESFVSELWSRAGLKGSAGKSEKRNKPDDGTKKRYRLVEMEDGTVDHPGLGPTIDVEKSRRRDKSERNGDSRRQSDREDKRKRDRDGETSERHRSKKLRRIDKRDFEDRWGDEEIPEEELQEQEPVDDLVEGSPKRRGRSPSEVSVSSDLDEETKRERARQRDLKERDEFAKRLAKKDEQKSKKIVEDRSSTKDSDVARRRALAEDAAAREAAMPDLRLRSRQEYLKKREAERLALLRKQVAEETAELRENPNLTRREKEDFAKNREVLRLAEERLRIDDHRDGYMLPEDYITEKGKIDRKRKEEALYKRYVDRDERGQERFITEHEEWENEQTAKAKAQITKAEFVDEGDYEYVFDDAQKINFIMDSKLEGDRKPLTKEQRLLAQQIDAAEKKAASIEETRKSLPIYQFRDELLQAVADHQIIIIVGETGSGKTTQIPQYLHEAGYTKGGMKIGCTQPRRVAAMSVAARVAEEMGVKVGNEVGYAIRFEDATSDKTILKYMTDGMLLRELLTEPDLSQYSALMIDEAHERTVPTDIACGLLKDIAKARPDLKLLISSATIDAQKFQKYFDDAPIFNIPGRRYPVDIHYTSQPEANYLAAAITTIFQIHITQGKGDILVFLTGQEEIEAAEQNLQETARKLGGKMPEMIICPIYANLPSELQTKIFEPTPPGARKVVLATNIAETSLTIDGIVYVIDPGFVKENVFNPRTGMESLVVTPCSRASAGQRAGRAGRVGPGKCFRLYTKWAYHNELEANTTPEIQRTNLNGVVLALKSLGIDDLLDFDFMDPPPAETLIRALEQLYALGALNDHGELTKVGRQMAEFPTDPMLAKAILAADKYGCVEEVLSIIAMLGEASALFYRPKDKRIHADSARARFTIKDGGDHLTLLNIWNQWVDSDFSYVWARENFLQQRSLTRARDVRDQLAKLCDRVEVTVNTAGANNLAPIQKAITAGFFPNAARLQRGGDSYRTVKNGQTVYLHPSSTLFDVNPKWVIYHELVLTSKEYMRSNMPLQPEWLVELAPHYHKQKDLESLGVDKKVPKGKGAVGEKSKI from the coding sequence ATGGACACCAGGACCTATGTATCGGATTCTCTTCTGCGTCTGACGGGCGCCTCAGATCCTACTGTTATCGACTTTATTCTTGCGACCACATCCTCCGCGAAATCACCCACCTTGCTACGAGAAAAGCTCGAACCTTTCCTTGATGCCAGCGCAGGAGATATCGAATCATTCGTCTCGGAGCTATGGTCTCGAGCCGGTCTCAAAGGCAGTGCTGGAAAGTCGGAGAAACGGAACAAACCCGACGATGGTACGAAAAAGAGATACCGACTAGTTGAAATGGAGGATGGCACGGTAGACCACCCGGGCTTAGGACCAACCATAGATGTGGAGAAGTCAAGGCGCAGAGACAAATCTGAACGTAACGGCGACAGCAGACGGCAGAGTGACAGAGAAGATAAGAGGAAAAGGGACCGAGACGGAGAAACCTCAGAGCGTCACCGTTCGAAAAAGTTACGTCGGATCGACAAGAGGGACTTTGAGGATCGCTGGGGTGATGAAGAGATACCGGAGGAGGAGCTACAGGAGCAGGAGCCAGTTGATGATCTTGTTGAGGGATCTCCAAAACGAAGAGGCCGTTCACCCTCGGAAGTCTCGGTTAGCTCTGATCTTGATGAGGAGACGAAACGAGAAAGGGCAAGACAGCGTGATCTTAAAGAGCGTGATGAATTTGCGAAACGACTAGCGAAAAAGGATGAGCAGAAGTCCAAAAAGATTGTGGAAGATCGTTCGTCTACAAAGGATAGTGATGTGGCGCGAAGGCGTGCTCTAGCCGAGGATGCCGCAGCGAGGGAGGCTGCAATGCCAGACCTCAGGCTTCGTTCACGCCAAGAGTACCTGAAGAAGCGCGAAGCTGAAAGGCTGGCGTTGCTTCGCAAGCAAGTCGCCGAAGAAACCGCTGAGTTGAGGGAGAACCCTAATTTGACTCGACGGGAGAAGGAAGATTTCGCGAAAAATCGTGAGGTCCTACGACTTGCAGAGGAGAGGCTGCGAATAGACGATCATCGCGATGGCTATATGCTACCCGAAGATTATATCACGGAGAAAGGGAAAATAGATCGGAAACGCAAGGAAGAAGCACTCTACAAACGATATGTTGACAGAGATGAACGCGGTCAGGAACGGTTCATTACGGAGCATGAAGAGTGGGAGAATGAGCAGACAGCAAAAGCAAAGGCACAGATCACCAAAGCGGAATTTGTTGACGAGGGAGATTACGAGTATGTATTTGATGACGCCCAAAAGATTAATTTCATTATGGATTCGAAGTTGGAGGGTGATCGGAAGCCCCTGACGAAGGAACAACGATTATTAGCGCAGCAAATAGACGCAGCTGAAAAAAAGGCAGCGTCGATCGAGGAAACTCGCAAAAGTCTGCCAATATATCAGTTTCGCGACGAGTTACTGCAAGCCGTGGCTGATCATCAGATCATTATTATAGTCGGCGAGACGGGGAGTGGAAAGACAACGCAGATTCCTCAGTATCTTCATGAAGCTGGATACACAAAAGGTGGAATGAAAATTGGCTGTACGCAGCCTCGTCGAGTAGCTGCCATGAGTGTCGCGGCACGTGTCGCAGAAGAAATGGGAGTGAAAGTAGGCAACGAAGTCGGTTACGCTATACGTTTTGAAGATGCCACAAGTGATAAAACGATTCTAAAATATATGACAGACGGTATGCTCTTGAGAGAACTACTAACGGAGCCTGACCTTAGTCAGTACTCTGCCTTGATGATTGACGAAGCGCACGAAAGAACAGTTCCAACAGATATCGCCTGTGGTCTGCTCAAAGACATCGCGAAAGCAAGGCCAGACCTTAAACTGCTAATTTCTTCGGCCACTATTGACGCGCAAAAGTTCCAAAAATACTTCGATGATGCTCCAATTTTCAACATTCCCGGTCGCAGATATCCTGTCGACATACACTACACATCCCAACCAGAAGCTAACTACCTCGCGGCAGCCATTACGACCATATTTCAAATCCATATTACCCAAGGCAAGGGCGATATTCTCGTTTTCTTGACTGGTCAAGAAGAGATAGAAGCTGCAGAACAAAATCTCCAGGAAACAGCGAGAAAACTAGGAGGTAAAATGCCAGAAATGATTATCTGTCCCATCTACGCCAATTTGCCTTCAGAATTACAGACCAAAATATTTGAACCTACGCCTCCTGGTGCGAGGAAAGTGGTTTTGGCCACGAATATTGCTGAAACCAGTTTGACTATCGACGGAATCGTGTATGTTATTGACCCTGGTTTTGTTAAGGAGAACGTATTCAATCCTCGCACAGGAATGGAAAGCTTGGTTGTCACTCCATGCTCTCGAGCATCTGCAGGCCAGAGAGCGGGAAGAGCTGGGCGTGTTGGACCTGGCAAATGCTTCCGGCTCTATACAAAGTGGGCTTATCATAACGAACTCGAGGCAAATACCACGCCAGAAATACAGCGCACCAATCTGAATGGTGTGGTGCTGGCTCTGAAATCCCTTGGAATTGACGATCTacttgattttgattttatGGATCCGCCACCAGCAGAAACCCTCATCCGCGCGCTTGAACAGCTCTATGCACTCGGGGCTTTGAATGACCATGGAGAACTCACCAAAGTTGGAAGACAAATGGCAGAATTCCCCACTGACCCCATGCTGGCCAAGGCCATCCTTGCGGCCGATAAATACGGGTGTGTTGAAGAGGTTCTGTCAATTATCGCCATGCTTGGCGAGGCGAGCGCACTGTTTTACAGGCCTAAGGACAAAAGGATACATGCGGATAGTGCTCGAGCTCGGTTCACAATAAAGGATGGCGGTGACCACTTGACACTTCTCAATATTTGGAATCAATGGGTCGATTCTGACTTCAGCTATGTTTGGGCGAGAGAAAATTTCCTTCAGCAACGAAGCCTTACGCGTGCTCGTGACGTCCGGGATCAACTGGCCAAATTATGTGATCGTGTTGAAGTGACTGTAAACACTGCTGGTGCCAACAACCTTGCCCCCATTCAGAAAGCAATCACAGCAGGTTTTTTCCCCAATGCCGCACGGCTACAGAGAGGTGGTGACAGCTATCGGACGGTTAAGAACGGGCAGACTGTTTATCTGCATCCATCTAGTACTCTGTTTGATGTTAATCCTAAATGGGTCATTTATCATGAGCTGGTTCTCACAAGCAAGGAGTATATGCGAAGCAACATGCCTTTGCAGCCAGAATGGCTGGTTGAGTTGGCGCCGCATTATCACAAACAGAAGGATTTGGAGAGCTTGGGCGTGGATAAAAAGGTACCCAAGGGAAAGGGAGCCGTTGGAGAGAAGAGCAAGATATGA